In the Planctomycetaceae bacterium genome, GTCATGACTCATGAGATTAACCTGATCGAATGTTTCAAATGAACGAATTTACGGCCTTTGTGGACCGTGAATGGTGTTTCCAGTCGGGCATGAACGTCACATGCGCTGGGGCTGATGGTAGCAGGATTTGAGGACTTTGGCAGGTCAGAGGTGGCCCGGAATTGTTCGGCCGCTAAACTTGCTGTGCCGGAACGCTTGTTTTCCTGAGGCGACCTGAGTGTATCTGAAATGAATGAACAGCCAGCCGATTCGTCGCACAGCGACACGACTCCCCTGAAAACGCGGGACTTAAGCAATTCGCGTGTGGGCGAATTTCTGTTGCTTCGGCGTTTGGGAACGGGAGGTATGGCGGATGTCTATCTCGCAGAACAGACTTCACTGGGGCGGTCTGTCGCCATCAAGATCCTGAAGGACGATGTCTTGAACGGAAGTGGCTCACTTTCGTCGTCTTCCACCACTCGAAAGCGATTTGAACAGGAGGCCCGAACGGCAGCCGCTCTGAACCATCCCCATATCGTTCAGGTGTACACGACAGGCCATCAGGATGGATTGAATTACATCGTTCAGGAGTACGTTGCCGGCTGGAATCTCAGCCAGTGGATCCGCAAACACGGTAGCCCCGACTACGGAAAAGGGCTGAAATGGATGCAGGAAATCGCGTCGGCTATTCGAGCGGCCTCAGAGGCAGGTGTCGTCCATCGCGATATCAAGCCCGAAAATATCATGATCACCACGAATGGAATCTGCAAGGTGACCGACTTTGGCCTGGCCCAGCTGAACGCTGTTCCGGAAAAGAAGGTCAACCTGACTCAGGCAGGGACCACCATGGGGACGCCGCTTTATATGAGCCCCGAGCAGATCAAAGGCGACTCTCTTGACCATCGGAGCGACCAGTACTCATTCGGCGTGACGTGCTTTCACATGTTTGCGGGCCGACCGCCTTTTCCCGGAAAGAATGCCGTTAGCGTCGCTGTGCAGCATCTGAAAGAGGAACCGCCTCGGCTGGAAACACTGCGAGCCGACCTGCCTCGAAAGCTGTGCAACGCCATTCACCGAATGATGGCCAAAGATCCGGCTCAGCGTTTTCAGTCGCATGCAGAGCTTGAAGCCGTGCTGAAGGCGCTGGAAAACGTTCCGGTGAACACCCGCCTTGGCTCTGCCTACAGCGTTTGGTCCACCATTCATGCGTGGCTGCCGCCAGCAGGCATACTGATCCCCGGCCTCGTTGCTGCGATGCTTGCCACTTATGTTGCCGCCAGTCAGGTGATGCAGCCTGCACGGCTACCCGAAGTTGATAACTCCGTGCCGAAAGAGTCGACAGCGGTTCGGCAGTTCGCCGTCGCACTGCTTAATCCTCGCGACACAACGAAATGGAAAGCAGTCCTTGAGTACTTCCCGGAGACCGAAGAAGCGGAATTCGCTGCGGTGCGCCTTGGGCTGCTTTATGTCTCTCGCGGGGCATTTTCTGAAGCGATGGAAACATTTGACGCCCTGCAAAAACAAGGGCTCGTCCCGGAAAAACGTCATCTCCGCGTTCTTGGCTTAACAGGGAAAGCCTACGCCCTGAGCAAAGAAATGGCCCGGAAGGAGGCGGCCGACAATAAAGCGGACGCCGACAAACTCCGCGAACAGCGGGACGAATTGCTGGATTCGATCCAGCCGTATGGGTCTGACTACCCAACAGACTTCGATCTTGAGCTGATTTTTAGCCAGTCGCCGGAGGAGCTTCGCGAATTCTACGGTCCGTTGCGGGCTCGCAGCCCGCTCTTCCGTTGATCCGCAGTATCCCTTGTGGGTGGATCTTCGTTTCGTAAATTCCCACGCGAGCGGTGGATGTGAACGCATGATCAGGCATATGGCGTTCATTCGTCACGAATCAACGGCTTTGGCTGGACACAGTGATTGTGCGTTCGGAGAATGCCGCACTTCCATTCGGTTCTGTAAAGCGCGATCTGTTGGCGACTGTGCCCACAGATTTGGACAACACCTTTCATTCCAGCGCTTTCGTCCTGTGTTGATGGCAGGAATTGATGCTAAATCGAGACGCGATGCTGAGCTATCTGCGGGACGGTCGTCCTGTAATCGCTCCGTCAATGCTGAAGTGTGATTTCGGTAACCTCCATCGAGAGATGGAGATGCTGGATGCGGCCGGGGCACCCCTGATGCATCTGGACGTAATGGATGCCCATTTCGTCCCGAATCTTTCGTATGGTCCAATGGTCATCGAGAAGATGCGTCCGCTGACGTCGACCCCTTTTGACGCGCACCTGATGGTGACTGATCCGGCTCAGTTTCTCGACGAATACATAAAGGCTGGCTGTGAGGCCATTACCTTTCATCTTGAGGCGGTCCCCGATCCAACGGAGTTGCTGCGTGAAATTCGCAGTCGCAACGTGGTTGCCGGGCTTGCAATCAATCCTGATACCCCGTTTTCTGCTGCTGAACCCTTTCTGCCCGAATGCGATCTTTTCCTTGTGATGAGTGTGCATCCCGGATTTGGCGGCCAGAAATTTATCCCTGACGTTCTTTCCAAAGTGAGTCAGGCTCGTGCCGCAGGTGGCCCGGATCTGATCATTTCTATTGACGGTGGTGTTGGCAAAAGCACCATCGCGGCTTGTGCCCGAGCTGGAACGGACGTGTTTGTGGCAGGCAGTTCGGTGTTTGATGAACCCGATTACTCGGCGGCTGTCGCCGATTTACACCAGATCGCGCTTTCTGCGCGGTCGAGTTGCTAAGGAACAGATCCATATGGCAACTATCGTTTTGATTCGAGCTGGCTGCACTGATTACGACGATCAGCATCGCCTTCTGGGGACACTGGATCTGCCGCTGAACCAACGCGGCGTGGACCAGATTCGCGAGGCCGTTCAGGTGCTGAATGAGCGGGGAATTCGGCTGGAGGCGATTTACACCTCTCCGGAAGATCCGGCATGCGGCACTGCTCATGTTGTGGCAGAGTCGCAGGCTTCCGCAAAGGTTCGCGAGCTGGATGAACTGCGTAACGTTAATCAGGGCCTTTGGCAGGGATTGCCTGAAGCCGACATTCGCAAGCGTTTCCCCAAATTGTTCAAGAACTGCAAAGACAGCCCGGTTGCGATTTGTCCGCCGGAGGGAGAAACGCTTTCGGATGCCTGTCAGCGACTAACTCGTGTTTTGACAAAAGCGATTCGTAAGTACGATGTATTTGCAATCGTTGCTCCGGAACCGCTGGCGACCGTCATTCGGTGCACGCTGGAACGTCGGCATCCCCGCGTTTCGGCCTGCCTTTGCGGGGAAGAGCAGAAAGAGTTGCTTCAGATCATTGAAGCCGAATCGTTTGATGCGGAACGTTTTCTGGCGGGTGAATTCGTGGCACCAGCAGAAAATTCCGTCACGGTCGCTTCCTCAAATCAGGAGAATGCTCGATGAGCACTGTTGAAAACAGCGACGCAACAACATCACCTGCCAGCACGGCAGCAGCAGGAAGTCGTACGATTCCCAAACGCAGTGTTCCTGATGGTCTGTGGCTTCGATGTGATGCGTGCCATGCCACGCTTTTTCGTAAGCAGGTGGAGCAAAACCTGAATGTGTGTCCGGATTGCGGACACCACTTTTACGTTCCAACGGAAGCCAGAATTCGTCAGCTGCTGGACCCCGACAGTTTCGAGGAGTGGTGGTCCGAAATGATGCCCTCCGATCCGCTGGGCTTCTCCGATCGCAAACCATACCGGGAGCGAATCGTTGACGAACAGAAGAAGACCGGAATGCGGGACGCCTGCACTGTGGGACGCGGGTACATGCGGGGACGCCCGCTGGTTTTTGCGATGACAGATTCCGCATTCATCATGGGAAGCATGGGTTCTGTCGTCGGAGAAAAACTCACACGAGCCGTAGAAAAGGCGACCGAACTTTCGCTGCCATTAGTGATCGTCAGCGGATCCGGCGGCGGTGCTCGCATGCACGAGGGCATCGTTTCTTTGATGCAGATGGCCAAGGTGTCGGCTGCCTTAGCGCGGTTTCGACAGGCCCGCGGGCTTTTTATTTCCGTGCTGACGAATCCCACGATGGGCGGTGTCGCC is a window encoding:
- a CDS encoding serine/threonine-protein kinase → MNEQPADSSHSDTTPLKTRDLSNSRVGEFLLLRRLGTGGMADVYLAEQTSLGRSVAIKILKDDVLNGSGSLSSSSTTRKRFEQEARTAAALNHPHIVQVYTTGHQDGLNYIVQEYVAGWNLSQWIRKHGSPDYGKGLKWMQEIASAIRAASEAGVVHRDIKPENIMITTNGICKVTDFGLAQLNAVPEKKVNLTQAGTTMGTPLYMSPEQIKGDSLDHRSDQYSFGVTCFHMFAGRPPFPGKNAVSVAVQHLKEEPPRLETLRADLPRKLCNAIHRMMAKDPAQRFQSHAELEAVLKALENVPVNTRLGSAYSVWSTIHAWLPPAGILIPGLVAAMLATYVAASQVMQPARLPEVDNSVPKESTAVRQFAVALLNPRDTTKWKAVLEYFPETEEAEFAAVRLGLLYVSRGAFSEAMETFDALQKQGLVPEKRHLRVLGLTGKAYALSKEMARKEAADNKADADKLREQRDELLDSIQPYGSDYPTDFDLELIFSQSPEELREFYGPLRARSPLFR
- the rpe gene encoding ribulose-phosphate 3-epimerase encodes the protein MLNRDAMLSYLRDGRPVIAPSMLKCDFGNLHREMEMLDAAGAPLMHLDVMDAHFVPNLSYGPMVIEKMRPLTSTPFDAHLMVTDPAQFLDEYIKAGCEAITFHLEAVPDPTELLREIRSRNVVAGLAINPDTPFSAAEPFLPECDLFLVMSVHPGFGGQKFIPDVLSKVSQARAAGGPDLIISIDGGVGKSTIAACARAGTDVFVAGSSVFDEPDYSAAVADLHQIALSARSSC
- a CDS encoding histidine phosphatase family protein: MATIVLIRAGCTDYDDQHRLLGTLDLPLNQRGVDQIREAVQVLNERGIRLEAIYTSPEDPACGTAHVVAESQASAKVRELDELRNVNQGLWQGLPEADIRKRFPKLFKNCKDSPVAICPPEGETLSDACQRLTRVLTKAIRKYDVFAIVAPEPLATVIRCTLERRHPRVSACLCGEEQKELLQIIEAESFDAERFLAGEFVAPAENSVTVASSNQENAR
- the accD gene encoding acetyl-CoA carboxylase, carboxyltransferase subunit beta — encoded protein: MSTVENSDATTSPASTAAAGSRTIPKRSVPDGLWLRCDACHATLFRKQVEQNLNVCPDCGHHFYVPTEARIRQLLDPDSFEEWWSEMMPSDPLGFSDRKPYRERIVDEQKKTGMRDACTVGRGYMRGRPLVFAMTDSAFIMGSMGSVVGEKLTRAVEKATELSLPLVIVSGSGGGARMHEGIVSLMQMAKVSAALARFRQARGLFISVLTNPTMGGVAASFASLGDVTIAEPRALIGFAGPRVVYQTCKIELPEGFQTSEFLLKHGFVDRIVHRSELRTELARIIDYCAG